DNA sequence from the Sinomonas terrae genome:
CATCGTCTTCCCGAAGCTCGCCCTCGGCCTCTCCGGCTTCGAGACCGGCGTGGCCGTCATGCCACAGATCAAGGGCAGGCCGGACGACAAGCCCGAGTACCCCGCCGGGCGGATCAAGGGCACCCACCGCCTCCTGACGACCGCCGCCGTCATCATGTCCGCGTTCCTCATCACCTCGAGCTTCGTGACGATCCTGCTCATTCCGGAGCAGGAGTTCCAGCCGGGCGGGAAGGCCGACGGGCGTGCGCTCGCGTTCCTCGCGCACCACTACATGGGCAACGGCTTCGGGACGGTGTACGACATCTCGACGATCGCGATCCTGTGGTTCGCCGGGGCCTCGGCCATGGCGGGTCTGCTCAACCTCGTCCCGCGCTACCTCCCCCGGTACGGCATGGCGCCCGCCTGGACGCGGGCCGTGCGGCCGCTCACCCTCGTCTTCACGGCAATCGGCTTCCTCATCACCTGGATCTTCGACGCGAACGTGGATGCGCAGGGCGGCGCGTACGCCACCGGCGTGCTCGTCCTCATGACCTCCGCTGCCATCGCCGTAACCCTCTCTGCGCGGCGGAAGAAACAGAAGGCTCTCATGTGGTTCTTCGGGGTGGTGAGCGCCGTGTTCCTCTACACGACCATCGCCAACGTCCTCGAACGGCCGGACGGCATCCGGATCGCAGCCCTGTTCATCGTCGGCATCCTCGTGGTGAGCTTCGCCTCGCGCGTGCGCCGCTCCTTCGAACTGCGAGCCACCCTCGTGCGGCTCGACGAGCAGGCGCTCGAGTTCCTGGCCGAGATGGACCAAGGCCCCATCAGGCTCATCGCGCACGAGCCGAAGCGCCTCGACTCCGAGCGGTATCAGACCAAGCTCGAGCATGCGAGGGCCGCGAACCACCTGCCCGAGGACGCCGACATCCTGTTCATCGAGGTGGTGGTCGACGACAGTTCCGAGTTCGAACAGGAACTCGACGTGCGCGGCGTCAAGCGCCACGGGTTCAAGGTGCTCGAGGTCCATTCGAACAACGTGCCCAACACGCTCGCCGCGATCCTCCTGCACCTGCGGAACGTCACCGGGCTCATGCCGCACATCTACTTCCGGTGGACCGAGGGGAACCCGGTCATGAACCTCACCAAGTTCCTGTTCTTCGGCGTGGGCGAGATCGCTCCCGTGACGCGCGAGGTGCTCCGCGAGGCCGAGCCCCGCGTGACCGAGCGCCCGTGGGTGCACGTGGGCTGACGCGCCCCCGCTCGCGCTCCCGCCCCGCTCCCGCCCCGCTCCGGCCCCCGCTCCCGCCCGCGCTCCCGCCCGGTTGTGTTTTCCCAATCGGTCGGGAGCGCGGCGTGTCTGCCGAGGCACGGAAACCGCAGCTCCAGAAATGGGCTGGAACGCGGCGGCCCGGCAACGCCACTCGCCCTCCACAGCGTCCCGGCCCGGCGCGTCGTCCACATGGCCTCCGCCGGAACGCCGCCGCCCCTTGCGTCCATGAGCTGCTGGTCCCATGGACCCTCTCCAAATCCTCAGCTCAC
Encoded proteins:
- a CDS encoding amino acid transporter, whose amino-acid sequence is MTTLTRPPAEPSDRRRHTGGGFRSWLLEGMPEASGHHPGPHGVPKEEHKPSSWWKVMCLTGVDYFSTLGYQPAIAAVAAGLLAPMATVILVVVTLLGALPVYRRVAKESHKGEGSIAMLERLMPRWGGKLFVLALLGFAATDFMITMTLSAADASAHLIENPFAPQFLHGQQVIITLALIALLGVVFLRGFREAINVAVVLVGVYLVLNAVVIFVAIAHVFTDGVAVTNWWTALTTQHSNPLVMVGIALIVFPKLALGLSGFETGVAVMPQIKGRPDDKPEYPAGRIKGTHRLLTTAAVIMSAFLITSSFVTILLIPEQEFQPGGKADGRALAFLAHHYMGNGFGTVYDISTIAILWFAGASAMAGLLNLVPRYLPRYGMAPAWTRAVRPLTLVFTAIGFLITWIFDANVDAQGGAYATGVLVLMTSAAIAVTLSARRKKQKALMWFFGVVSAVFLYTTIANVLERPDGIRIAALFIVGILVVSFASRVRRSFELRATLVRLDEQALEFLAEMDQGPIRLIAHEPKRLDSERYQTKLEHARAANHLPEDADILFIEVVVDDSSEFEQELDVRGVKRHGFKVLEVHSNNVPNTLAAILLHLRNVTGLMPHIYFRWTEGNPVMNLTKFLFFGVGEIAPVTREVLREAEPRVTERPWVHVG